A genome region from Alicyclobacillus acidocaldarius subsp. acidocaldarius DSM 446 includes the following:
- the gpr gene encoding GPR endopeptidase, translating into MVISWNAARRVRLKPCHLPISRSSPRTDLAVEARELALREGHIRGVEEEREEHEGVVITRVRVSTQVAARRLGKRKGTYVTIEAPGMRRRDFDLEDRLTRILADELKRLLPERAETALVIGLGNEHVTADALGPMVVNRLFVTRHLFSYMPEVLGDGEGYRSIAALAPGVLGLTGIETSEVVLGVVERIKPDVVLAVDALAARSLERLHRTIQLSDVGIQPGAGVGNHRKAIDKETLGVPVIAIGVPTVVDAATIASDAIELVFRELGRQVPGNAANRLLDQLTGQEKWQLVREVLEPIEQNLVVAPKEVDEFMENVAYLIAKSMNVALHPAMTLEDADLVTH; encoded by the coding sequence ATGGTCATTTCATGGAACGCGGCGCGGAGGGTGCGCCTGAAGCCGTGCCACTTGCCGATCTCGAGATCGTCTCCTCGCACGGATCTCGCCGTGGAGGCGCGAGAACTGGCGCTTCGGGAAGGCCACATTCGAGGGGTGGAAGAGGAGCGGGAAGAGCATGAGGGCGTGGTGATCACGCGGGTTCGCGTCTCGACGCAGGTCGCCGCGAGGCGCCTAGGGAAGCGGAAGGGCACCTATGTCACCATCGAGGCGCCCGGCATGCGCCGCCGCGACTTCGACCTCGAGGACAGGCTGACGCGCATCTTGGCCGACGAATTGAAGCGCCTTCTGCCTGAGCGAGCGGAGACGGCGCTCGTCATTGGCCTCGGGAACGAACACGTGACAGCCGACGCACTGGGCCCCATGGTCGTGAACCGGCTGTTTGTCACGCGCCACCTGTTCAGTTATATGCCCGAGGTGCTCGGCGACGGTGAGGGCTACCGATCCATCGCGGCGCTCGCACCCGGCGTGCTTGGGCTGACCGGCATCGAGACGAGCGAGGTGGTTCTTGGCGTGGTGGAGCGCATCAAGCCCGACGTGGTGCTGGCCGTCGACGCCCTGGCGGCGCGATCGCTCGAGCGCCTGCACCGAACCATTCAGCTTTCCGACGTGGGGATTCAGCCGGGCGCCGGCGTGGGCAATCACCGGAAGGCCATCGACAAAGAGACGCTGGGCGTACCTGTGATTGCCATCGGCGTGCCGACGGTCGTGGACGCCGCCACCATCGCGAGCGACGCCATCGAGCTGGTGTTTCGTGAGCTCGGGCGGCAGGTGCCGGGCAATGCCGCCAATCGTCTGCTGGATCAGCTGACAGGCCAGGAGAAGTGGCAGTTGGTGCGGGAAGTGCTGGAGCCCATCGAGCAGAACCTCGTCGTCGCGCCGAAGGAAGTCGACGAGTTCATGGAGAACGTCGCCTACCTGATCGCCAAGAGCATGAACGTGGCGCTTCATCCCGCGATGACGCTCGAAGACGCCGACCTGGTGACGCACTGA
- the rpsT gene encoding 30S ribosomal protein S20, giving the protein MANIKSAKKRVLITKRNTLRNRSIKSALRTHIRKFEAAFAAQDVEEAQARLRTALRALDKAVTKGVIHRNTAARKKSRLAKRFNALLNEKQAQQA; this is encoded by the coding sequence ATGGCCAACATCAAATCCGCAAAGAAGCGGGTGTTGATCACAAAGCGCAACACGCTGCGCAACCGCTCCATCAAGTCGGCGCTGCGCACGCATATCCGCAAGTTCGAAGCGGCGTTCGCGGCGCAGGACGTGGAAGAGGCGCAGGCCCGGCTCCGCACGGCGCTGCGCGCTTTGGACAAAGCGGTGACCAAGGGCGTGATCCACCGCAACACCGCCGCGCGCAAAAAGTCCCGCCTCGCGAAGCGATTCAACGCGTTGCTGAACGAAAAGCAGGCGCAGCAGGCGTAA
- a CDS encoding small, acid-soluble spore protein, alpha/beta type, which translates to MNDRGVPTVNVIGPDGTLRQVPWTAPEKPSAAKLVADRLGVAYTDGGENGGITAKEAGEIGGHLGGPMVAKLVALAKRDLAHSHVERLMQKQKATPESRL; encoded by the coding sequence TTGAACGACAGAGGTGTGCCCACGGTGAACGTGATCGGCCCGGACGGAACGCTCCGTCAGGTGCCGTGGACAGCGCCCGAAAAGCCGTCCGCCGCCAAGCTCGTGGCGGATCGGCTGGGCGTGGCCTATACCGATGGGGGAGAAAATGGCGGGATCACGGCCAAGGAGGCCGGGGAGATTGGGGGTCATCTGGGCGGTCCCATGGTCGCCAAGCTGGTGGCACTGGCGAAGCGCGATCTCGCCCATAGCCATGTGGAACGGCTGATGCAAAAACAAAAAGCGACTCCCGAGAGTCGCCTTTGA
- the holA gene encoding DNA polymerase III subunit delta, with translation MDIFDAVDHVTQAGLASVYLLYGSEIGLFDWFCDELIRNHQVSSMLRFDYQEDGFEPAEMELCSYSLLGDRPLVYVRNATAFTPEGRSGPDADRLAAYLEQPVSGRTLVLSVPSDKLDERRRVTKLAKRHAVIACPVPSRDRDAMVRLERLARSKAVVIDKDALAELWRRTQSLTLAMNEFDKLRAYAGGGPITRDHVLELVPMQAEDSVFTWIDWAVQGQVASVFEALDGLARQGYDAFSLIALLARQVRLMAFAKGAANLEQRAKELGVHPYALRTAARQSARFPERKLARLVRVLADAEWDVKRGRLAPEVALNLVLMELAHAASTTPRNRAQ, from the coding sequence TTGGACATCTTTGACGCGGTCGATCACGTGACGCAGGCAGGCCTAGCCTCGGTATACCTCCTGTACGGGAGCGAAATCGGGCTGTTTGACTGGTTTTGCGACGAATTGATCCGAAATCATCAGGTTTCCTCCATGCTCCGCTTCGACTACCAGGAGGACGGCTTTGAGCCGGCCGAGATGGAGTTGTGCTCCTACTCGCTTCTGGGAGACAGGCCCCTCGTGTACGTTCGCAACGCGACAGCGTTCACGCCCGAGGGCCGATCCGGCCCGGACGCGGATCGCTTGGCAGCCTATCTCGAACAGCCGGTTTCAGGTCGAACGCTCGTGCTTTCGGTTCCATCCGACAAATTGGACGAGCGGCGCCGCGTGACAAAGCTTGCGAAGCGCCACGCAGTGATTGCGTGCCCTGTGCCCAGTCGCGATCGCGACGCGATGGTGAGGCTCGAGCGCCTGGCGCGATCGAAGGCGGTCGTCATCGACAAGGACGCGCTGGCGGAATTGTGGCGTCGCACGCAGTCGCTGACACTCGCCATGAACGAGTTCGACAAGCTTCGGGCATACGCAGGCGGGGGCCCGATTACGCGCGATCACGTCCTGGAACTGGTGCCGATGCAGGCCGAGGACAGCGTGTTCACGTGGATCGATTGGGCGGTTCAGGGCCAGGTCGCCTCCGTCTTCGAGGCATTAGATGGGCTTGCGCGCCAAGGATACGACGCGTTCTCGCTCATCGCCCTCTTGGCGCGTCAGGTTCGGCTGATGGCCTTCGCGAAGGGAGCTGCCAACTTGGAACAGCGAGCGAAAGAGCTTGGCGTCCACCCATACGCCCTGCGCACGGCCGCTCGACAGTCCGCGCGCTTTCCGGAGCGTAAGCTTGCGAGACTCGTGCGCGTGCTCGCGGATGCGGAGTGGGACGTGAAGCGCGGGCGCTTGGCACCCGAGGTGGCGTTGAATCTCGTGCTCATGGAACTCGCACACGCGGCGAGTACGACGCCGCGCAACCGGGCACAGTAG
- a CDS encoding NAD(P)/FAD-dependent oxidoreductase, whose translation MSKIVIAGAGYAGMMAAAYLDRQGIPFTLVNNHDYHYLTILLHEVAGGRDVGDKYKIPIKEVLRNDSSELVVATVTGIDRERRVLKTTEGDIGYDYLIYALGWVSEYFGIKGLKEYSLSITNLDSAVEIRRHIDEQFRLYKQDGDERHLRIALGGAGLTGIELMGELLEYLPKLCRELDIPWEKVDVQCIEAMPTILPMVAEHLRPYVVETITKRGGKLRTNAKINEVTEGVIHLDGGEKVEAGTIVWTGGVRANPILSEAGFTVDRRGRAKVNAYLQSVDDEQIFVAGDSAWAEDENGRPYPPTAQNAEQMGPLAAKNILLRERRREMQPFKPRDWGTLCSLGSEVGVGSFLGVPIKGVMGALAKEGSKAKYLWELGGLRLAGNHAKEVVRI comes from the coding sequence ATGAGCAAAATTGTGATTGCTGGCGCGGGCTACGCAGGCATGATGGCGGCGGCCTATCTGGACAGGCAGGGGATCCCGTTCACGCTCGTCAACAACCATGATTACCACTATCTAACGATTCTGTTGCACGAGGTGGCCGGCGGGCGGGACGTCGGCGACAAATACAAGATCCCCATCAAGGAAGTCCTGAGGAATGACTCGTCCGAGCTCGTGGTGGCGACTGTCACCGGGATTGATCGGGAGCGGCGCGTGCTGAAGACGACCGAGGGCGACATTGGGTACGATTACCTGATCTACGCGCTGGGGTGGGTCTCGGAGTACTTCGGGATCAAGGGCCTGAAGGAGTACAGCCTGAGCATCACCAATCTCGATTCCGCGGTGGAGATTCGCCGCCACATCGACGAGCAGTTCAGGCTTTACAAACAGGACGGCGACGAGCGCCACCTGCGGATTGCGCTCGGCGGCGCAGGGCTTACGGGCATCGAGCTGATGGGAGAGCTGTTGGAGTATCTCCCGAAGCTCTGCAGGGAATTGGACATCCCGTGGGAGAAGGTCGACGTTCAGTGCATTGAGGCGATGCCGACCATCCTCCCGATGGTCGCGGAGCACCTGCGGCCGTATGTCGTCGAAACCATCACGAAGCGCGGGGGCAAACTCCGCACCAATGCCAAAATCAACGAGGTCACGGAGGGCGTCATTCACCTCGACGGTGGGGAAAAGGTCGAGGCCGGGACCATCGTGTGGACCGGCGGCGTGCGCGCCAACCCCATCCTGAGCGAGGCCGGGTTCACGGTGGACCGCCGCGGCCGCGCCAAGGTCAACGCGTATCTGCAATCGGTCGATGACGAGCAGATCTTCGTCGCAGGGGACAGCGCGTGGGCGGAGGACGAAAACGGCAGACCCTATCCGCCGACCGCGCAGAACGCGGAGCAGATGGGTCCGCTTGCGGCGAAGAACATCCTGTTGCGGGAGCGGCGCCGCGAGATGCAGCCCTTCAAACCGCGCGATTGGGGCACCCTCTGCTCGCTCGGGTCGGAGGTGGGCGTCGGCAGCTTCCTCGGCGTGCCCATCAAGGGCGTCATGGGCGCGTTGGCGAAGGAAGGGAGCAAGGCCAAATACCTTTGGGAGTTGGGCGGCCTGCGCCTTGCCGGCAATCACGCGAAGGAAGTCGTGCGCATCTGA
- a CDS encoding ComEC/Rec2 family competence protein codes for MTRTRLHACAIVAFLAGEWSRYVWGWRAVGAAAAVAGLAVGCLVWYRDRRSLLVTAASLACGIVVGTVWAARQPAHPSAPPGARDVIAGEVQSVKVTHRRTEIILAVRREGEGAHPCHYQALVFVERGPRVDAGQWVEADGAFVASDRAPTAMDILSPLELFDGRIRVLHRAPSFGERVTSWMASGMEDVSPADEREPIHLALSMVFGDAQGSLPQGVSSDFLAAGVTHLLVASGSNVGFALDMAAIPWQHLFGRACSRQRRLVYGAYALCVVWGFALVCGFQLAVFRAACGATYSIAAGMCGRRVPGYTVLWSSACMAGVLDPADLLTPSMLLSFYAAFAVCEADALWHRTCSGRWARAEEARASVAHWVRRVGASLARAFILTAVVDAYMVPVLWWMFRQWTPYGALSTAILEPTVEVLMPVIVLWSLMAGVAHAWPWPPIAWCAEGMSRVGGAAMSAVLWFVHLVASWHGSLRSLAPVPFAGACALVLGLVAVAHARVPQRRG; via the coding sequence GTGACCCGCACTCGCCTCCACGCGTGCGCCATCGTCGCGTTTCTCGCCGGCGAGTGGTCGAGATACGTCTGGGGGTGGCGCGCGGTGGGCGCCGCGGCGGCGGTGGCGGGGTTGGCGGTCGGGTGTCTCGTCTGGTACCGGGACCGCCGTTCGCTCCTTGTCACCGCCGCGAGCCTCGCGTGTGGCATCGTCGTGGGGACCGTCTGGGCCGCGCGGCAGCCCGCGCACCCATCCGCGCCGCCCGGCGCGAGAGACGTGATCGCAGGGGAAGTGCAAAGCGTCAAGGTGACGCATCGCCGCACGGAGATCATCCTGGCGGTGCGTCGCGAGGGAGAAGGCGCCCATCCGTGTCACTATCAGGCGCTCGTGTTCGTCGAACGCGGGCCGCGTGTCGACGCGGGGCAATGGGTGGAGGCGGACGGCGCGTTCGTCGCGTCGGATCGGGCGCCAACGGCGATGGACATCCTGTCGCCGTTGGAGCTCTTCGACGGGCGGATACGGGTGCTCCATCGCGCGCCAAGCTTCGGCGAACGCGTGACCTCCTGGATGGCATCGGGCATGGAGGATGTTTCCCCTGCCGACGAGCGCGAGCCCATCCATCTTGCGTTGTCCATGGTCTTTGGAGACGCGCAGGGCAGTTTGCCGCAGGGCGTCTCTTCGGACTTCCTGGCCGCCGGCGTGACGCATCTGCTCGTCGCCAGTGGATCCAACGTCGGTTTCGCGCTCGACATGGCCGCCATTCCGTGGCAGCACTTGTTTGGACGCGCATGTTCACGCCAAAGGCGCCTCGTGTACGGTGCCTATGCCCTCTGCGTGGTCTGGGGATTCGCGCTTGTGTGCGGCTTTCAACTTGCGGTCTTTCGTGCCGCGTGCGGGGCCACGTATTCCATCGCGGCAGGGATGTGTGGGCGGCGGGTGCCCGGCTACACGGTCTTATGGTCGTCCGCGTGCATGGCGGGCGTGCTGGACCCGGCAGACCTTTTGACACCGAGCATGCTGCTGTCGTTTTACGCCGCCTTCGCGGTCTGTGAGGCGGACGCACTATGGCATCGAACCTGCTCGGGGCGGTGGGCACGCGCAGAGGAAGCGCGCGCGTCCGTGGCCCATTGGGTGCGGCGAGTGGGGGCCTCGCTCGCCCGGGCGTTCATCCTCACGGCCGTCGTGGATGCCTACATGGTGCCCGTACTGTGGTGGATGTTTCGGCAGTGGACCCCGTACGGGGCGCTTTCCACCGCCATCCTCGAGCCGACCGTCGAGGTGCTGATGCCTGTCATCGTCCTGTGGAGCCTCATGGCGGGCGTCGCCCACGCCTGGCCGTGGCCTCCTATCGCGTGGTGCGCCGAAGGGATGAGTCGCGTCGGCGGTGCCGCGATGTCCGCCGTCTTGTGGTTTGTCCATCTTGTCGCCTCCTGGCACGGCAGTCTACGTTCGCTCGCGCCCGTGCCGTTCGCGGGTGCATGCGCGCTCGTGCTCGGTCTTGTCGCTGTTGCACACGCCCGCGTCCCGCAGAGGCGCGGATGA